Proteins encoded by one window of Planktothrix tepida PCC 9214:
- a CDS encoding photosystem II reaction center protein T, with protein MESVAYILVLTLALGVLFFAIAFREPPRIGK; from the coding sequence ATGGAAAGTGTTGCTTACATCTTAGTTTTGACCTTGGCCTTAGGAGTTCTCTTTTTTGCAATTGCATTCCGGGAACCCCCTCGGATTGGGAAGTAA
- a CDS encoding HAD family hydrolase encodes MVTLQVQTVTFSNIEAVIFDKDGTLEDSTDFLRNLAQKRSRLIDAQIPGIGEPLLMAFGVQGDSLDPTGLMAVGSRRENEIAAAAYIAETGRGWLESLTIARRAFEDADYYLKSTPPSPLFVGGLDILKSLSDAGVKVGILSAAPTAQVQRFVTHHQLEPYIQLQMGVDDGPTKPDPILFLNACQALGVHPSVTLMVGDAQGDIDMAIGAGAAGCVGVCWNQSHPKHLNRATVVISHWDQLKIKSLTLPRVSFGDS; translated from the coding sequence TTGGTCACTCTTCAAGTTCAGACGGTTACTTTTTCTAATATCGAAGCCGTTATCTTCGATAAAGATGGAACCTTAGAGGATTCTACTGATTTCTTGAGGAATTTAGCTCAAAAGCGATCGCGTTTAATTGATGCTCAAATTCCGGGGATTGGGGAACCTCTATTGATGGCTTTTGGCGTTCAGGGAGATAGCCTTGACCCTACTGGATTGATGGCGGTGGGAAGCCGACGAGAAAATGAAATTGCTGCAGCAGCCTATATTGCTGAAACGGGACGAGGGTGGTTAGAGTCTTTAACGATTGCCCGTCGTGCTTTTGAAGATGCAGATTATTATCTCAAGTCTACTCCCCCTTCTCCTTTGTTTGTTGGGGGTTTAGACATTCTCAAATCCCTATCCGATGCAGGGGTAAAGGTAGGGATTCTTTCGGCGGCTCCGACTGCACAAGTCCAACGTTTTGTGACACACCATCAACTCGAACCCTATATTCAATTACAAATGGGGGTCGATGACGGCCCAACAAAACCCGATCCGATTTTATTCCTGAATGCCTGTCAAGCCCTGGGAGTGCATCCTTCTGTGACTTTAATGGTGGGGGATGCTCAAGGAGATATTGATATGGCGATCGGGGCTGGGGCTGCGGGTTGTGTGGGGGTTTGTTGGAACCAATCCCACCCTAAACACCTAAATCGGGCGACGGTGGTGATCTCCCATTGGGATCAATTGAAAATTAAGAGCTTGACACTCCCAAGAGTATCTTTCGGGGATTCTTAA
- a CDS encoding glycerophosphoryl diester phosphodiesterase membrane domain-containing protein has product MTKNQTIGPLSVGNVVSAGLRIYRDHFNAYFNIALQAYLWSIIPIYGWAKLLALSALIGRLAYHETLEQPEVISEARPLVERKMWSFLGQGLLVGLILMGGILGLILVGAISVSILWAILGKNNLMIYLVGLVVFIAVFFAYIWLASRIFIAALPLAIEDNMTATAAISRSWKLTKGSVLRIQGVLFLGFLIVLPFVILFLLIMGFLQLALASIFGSDSSSYPLIVNLLSIAMNIIIGALTLPFWQSIAGVIYYDLLARREASRVKH; this is encoded by the coding sequence ATGACTAAAAATCAAACCATTGGCCCTCTAAGTGTCGGTAATGTCGTCAGTGCCGGGTTACGGATTTATCGAGATCATTTTAACGCTTATTTTAATATTGCCCTGCAAGCCTATTTGTGGTCAATTATTCCGATTTATGGGTGGGCCAAACTTTTAGCCCTTTCTGCATTAATTGGCCGTTTAGCTTATCACGAAACCTTAGAACAACCCGAAGTAATTTCCGAAGCTCGCCCCCTCGTCGAGCGAAAAATGTGGAGTTTTCTAGGACAAGGACTTCTAGTTGGCTTAATTTTAATGGGTGGAATTTTGGGATTAATTTTAGTCGGGGCAATTTCTGTGAGTATCTTATGGGCTATTTTAGGAAAAAATAACCTGATGATATACTTAGTCGGTTTGGTCGTTTTTATTGCTGTTTTCTTTGCCTATATTTGGCTGGCTTCTCGAATCTTTATTGCCGCTTTACCCTTAGCCATTGAAGATAATATGACCGCAACAGCAGCAATTAGTCGCAGTTGGAAATTAACCAAAGGATCAGTATTACGGATTCAAGGGGTTCTGTTTCTGGGATTTTTGATTGTCCTCCCTTTTGTCATTTTATTTCTATTGATTATGGGCTTTTTGCAATTGGCTTTAGCCAGTATATTTGGCTCTGACTCCTCCAGTTATCCTCTAATTGTGAATCTACTTTCTATAGCGATGAATATCATAATCGGGGCTTTAACTCTTCCTTTTTGGCAATCAATTGCAGGGGTAATTTATTATGATCTTTTAGCAAGACGGGAAGCAAGTAGGGTTAAACATTAA
- the nrdR gene encoding transcriptional regulator NrdR has product MQCPVCQYTNSRVLESRSAESGKSIRRRRECLQCQHRFTTYERIEFVPITVMKRDGKRESFDRSKLLRGMVRACEKTGLSALDLESIIDEIEAELQQRSQREFPTQEIGELVLQRLKSLSEVAYVRFASVYRQFQGIRDFAEALNHFQSDTDPQNGNEPTSTEEDPSSPRESSPLETPPSLCSAS; this is encoded by the coding sequence ATGCAGTGTCCAGTTTGCCAGTATACCAATAGTCGCGTACTGGAGTCGCGTTCGGCTGAATCGGGTAAAAGCATTCGGCGGCGACGAGAATGTCTCCAGTGTCAGCATCGGTTTACGACTTATGAACGGATTGAATTTGTTCCCATTACGGTGATGAAGCGGGATGGGAAACGGGAATCCTTTGATCGCTCTAAATTACTGCGGGGAATGGTTCGAGCTTGTGAAAAAACAGGACTTTCTGCTTTAGATTTAGAATCAATTATTGATGAAATTGAAGCGGAACTGCAACAACGTTCCCAACGGGAATTTCCCACCCAGGAAATTGGAGAATTAGTTTTGCAACGACTCAAATCTTTAAGTGAAGTTGCCTATGTGCGGTTTGCTTCCGTTTATCGACAATTTCAAGGGATTCGAGATTTTGCCGAAGCGTTGAATCACTTTCAGAGTGATACTGACCCTCAAAACGGGAATGAACCCACTTCAACCGAGGAAGATCCGAGTTCCCCAAGGGAGAGTTCACCGCTTGAAACCCCCCCTTCTTTGTGTTCTGCCTCCTGA
- a CDS encoding L,D-transpeptidase: MVRRKGFLKHFIAVILGTTVLLEQVPKRVLAVSVHPQNPIPLAPSPVKLLTPRTPKFATSTLFPPSKQPSSDSIEANLQLVIKLNQRRVYVYRNQKLQTSYPIAVGREGWETPVGQYQVIQMITSPTWEHPLTGEIIPPGPDNPLGQRWIGFWTDGKNYIGFHGTPNTETVGQAASHGCIRMFNQDVLALFEMVKIGTPVIVEP, from the coding sequence ATGGTTAGAAGAAAAGGTTTTCTGAAACATTTCATAGCAGTTATTCTGGGAACAACGGTACTTTTAGAGCAAGTTCCCAAGCGGGTATTAGCGGTATCCGTTCACCCTCAAAACCCCATCCCTCTAGCACCATCCCCGGTTAAACTTTTAACCCCCAGAACCCCTAAATTTGCAACTTCTACCTTATTCCCCCCATCCAAACAACCCAGTTCTGATTCCATTGAAGCTAATTTGCAACTGGTGATTAAATTAAATCAACGTCGTGTTTATGTCTATCGAAATCAAAAGTTACAAACCAGCTATCCCATCGCCGTCGGTCGAGAAGGTTGGGAAACCCCAGTCGGTCAATATCAAGTGATTCAAATGATTACCAGTCCGACTTGGGAACATCCCCTCACCGGAGAAATTATTCCTCCAGGGCCAGATAATCCTTTGGGCCAGCGTTGGATTGGGTTTTGGACAGATGGAAAAAACTATATTGGATTTCATGGAACCCCGAATACTGAAACTGTTGGACAAGCCGCATCTCATGGTTGTATTCGGATGTTTAATCAAGATGTTTTGGCTTTATTTGAGATGGTAAAAATCGGAACCCCTGTGATTGTTGAACCTTAG
- the trpD gene encoding anthranilate phosphoribosyltransferase yields MTNPAAPEIHPNLWPELLQQLLDRQSLSITQASQLMRGWLEEAVPPVLSGAILAAIQAKGVSAEELAGMASVLQSCSRDVPWRVSTESSVSYRIIDTCGTGGDGASTFNISTTVAFVAATAQVPVAKHGNRSASSKVGSADVLEALGVNLKAPEERVTQALSAVGITFLFAPGWHPALKAVVPLRQTLKVRTVFNLLGPLVNPLRPTGQVMGVFDSKLLPTIAQALNELGTEVAIVLHGRERLDEAGLGDITDLAILSQGHVEQTTLNPHDVGLTSASLTALKGGDVEENAEILRNLLQGKGTQAQQDVVALNASLALQVGGAVPMGCHQKGISLAQEILQSGAAWSKLEQLVQFLKN; encoded by the coding sequence ATGACAAACCCTGCTGCACCTGAAATTCATCCCAATCTTTGGCCAGAGTTATTACAACAACTGTTAGACCGCCAATCCCTATCGATAACCCAAGCTTCACAATTGATGCGGGGATGGTTGGAAGAAGCAGTTCCTCCTGTGCTGTCTGGGGCTATTTTGGCAGCTATCCAAGCTAAAGGGGTATCCGCAGAAGAATTAGCAGGAATGGCATCGGTATTACAGTCCTGTAGTAGAGACGTGCCATGGCGCGTCTCTACAGAATCCTCTGTTTCTTACCGTATCATTGATACCTGTGGAACCGGAGGTGATGGTGCTTCAACCTTTAATATTTCCACAACCGTTGCCTTTGTGGCGGCGACGGCTCAGGTTCCGGTAGCGAAGCATGGAAATCGTTCTGCATCCAGTAAAGTCGGGTCTGCGGATGTTTTAGAAGCTTTGGGGGTTAACTTAAAAGCACCCGAAGAAAGAGTGACCCAGGCGTTATCGGCGGTTGGAATTACATTTTTATTTGCTCCCGGTTGGCATCCCGCCCTGAAAGCGGTTGTTCCCCTACGCCAAACCTTAAAAGTCCGAACCGTGTTTAATTTATTGGGGCCCTTGGTGAACCCTCTGCGTCCTACCGGACAGGTTATGGGTGTTTTTGACTCAAAATTGCTCCCCACTATTGCCCAAGCCTTAAATGAATTAGGAACAGAAGTGGCGATTGTGTTACATGGACGGGAGAGACTGGATGAAGCGGGGTTAGGCGATATAACTGACTTAGCGATTTTATCCCAAGGTCATGTTGAACAAACCACCCTCAATCCTCATGATGTGGGGTTAACTTCAGCCTCCCTCACGGCTCTTAAAGGGGGAGATGTGGAAGAAAATGCTGAAATTCTCCGAAATTTATTACAAGGAAAAGGCACGCAAGCTCAACAAGATGTAGTGGCTCTGAATGCGTCTTTAGCTTTACAAGTGGGGGGTGCTGTGCCAATGGGTTGCCATCAAAAAGGGATCTCTTTAGCTCAAGAGATTTTGCAAAGCGGTGCGGCGTGGTCAAAACTCGAACAATTGGTACAATTCCTCAAAAATTAA
- the psbB gene encoding photosystem II chlorophyll-binding protein CP47, whose product MGLPWYRVHTVVLNDPGRLISVHLMHTALVAGWAGSMALYELAIYDPSDPVLNPMWRQGMFVMPFMARLGVTQSWGGWSLTGEAVTNPGIWSFEGVAATHIILSGLLFLAAVWHWVFWDLELFTDPRTGEPALDLPKMFGIHLFLSGLLCFGFGAFHLTGLFGPGMWVSDPYGITGSVQPVAPAWGPEGFNPFNAGGIVAHHIAAGVVGIIAGLFHLSVRPPQRLYKALRMGNIETVLSSSIAAVFFSAFVVAGTMWYGSAATPIELFGPTRYQWDSGYFQQEIQRRVQSSVARGDSYAEAWEKIPEKLAFYDYVGNSPAKGGLFRVGPMNNGDGIAKAWLGHPVFKDSEGRELLVRRLPNFFETFPVVLTDKDGVVRADIPFRRAESRYSFEQAGVTVSFYGGELDGKTFKDAPTVKKYARLAQQGEPFEFDRETLGSDGVFRTSTRGWFTYAHACFALLFFFGHIWHGSRTIFRDVFAGVEADLEEQVEWGLFQKVGDKTTRVKKTV is encoded by the coding sequence ATGGGACTACCCTGGTATCGTGTACACACAGTTGTCCTGAATGACCCAGGACGATTGATCTCTGTACACCTGATGCACACCGCTTTGGTGGCAGGTTGGGCTGGATCTATGGCCCTTTATGAACTCGCAATTTATGATCCTTCTGATCCCGTCCTCAACCCGATGTGGCGTCAAGGGATGTTCGTCATGCCCTTCATGGCCCGCTTAGGGGTAACTCAATCCTGGGGCGGTTGGAGTCTCACCGGAGAAGCCGTTACCAACCCTGGTATTTGGTCTTTTGAAGGGGTGGCTGCCACTCATATCATTCTGTCTGGTTTACTCTTCCTGGCTGCCGTTTGGCACTGGGTTTTTTGGGATCTTGAACTCTTTACCGATCCCCGAACAGGCGAACCTGCCTTAGATTTGCCTAAAATGTTTGGCATTCACCTGTTCTTATCTGGTCTGCTTTGCTTTGGTTTTGGGGCATTCCACCTAACAGGCTTATTTGGCCCTGGAATGTGGGTGTCCGATCCCTATGGCATTACCGGAAGTGTGCAACCCGTTGCACCGGCTTGGGGGCCTGAAGGATTTAACCCGTTCAATGCGGGAGGAATTGTCGCTCACCATATTGCCGCCGGTGTTGTTGGCATTATTGCGGGTCTGTTCCACCTTTCTGTTCGCCCGCCCCAACGGTTATATAAAGCCCTGCGGATGGGGAACATTGAAACGGTGTTATCCAGCAGTATTGCTGCGGTGTTCTTCTCCGCTTTCGTTGTTGCTGGAACGATGTGGTACGGTTCTGCGGCGACCCCCATTGAACTGTTTGGCCCAACCCGCTATCAATGGGATAGTGGTTACTTCCAACAGGAAATTCAACGCCGGGTACAATCCAGTGTTGCCCGTGGGGATAGCTACGCTGAAGCTTGGGAAAAAATTCCTGAAAAACTCGCCTTCTATGACTATGTGGGCAACAGCCCCGCTAAAGGCGGTTTATTCCGGGTTGGCCCGATGAACAACGGCGATGGCATTGCTAAAGCTTGGTTAGGCCATCCGGTATTCAAAGATTCTGAAGGACGGGAATTATTAGTTCGCCGTCTTCCTAATTTCTTTGAAACCTTCCCAGTAGTCCTCACGGATAAAGACGGTGTGGTTCGGGCTGATATTCCCTTCCGTCGGGCTGAGTCTCGCTACAGCTTTGAACAAGCTGGAGTGACGGTTAGTTTCTATGGTGGTGAATTAGATGGCAAAACCTTTAAAGATGCCCCAACCGTTAAGAAATACGCTCGTTTAGCCCAACAAGGGGAACCTTTCGAGTTTGATCGCGAAACCTTGGGATCTGACGGGGTGTTCCGCACTAGCACCCGGGGCTGGTTCACCTACGCCCACGCTTGCTTTGCATTATTGTTCTTCTTTGGCCATATTTGGCACGGTTCTCGGACGATCTTCCGCGATGTGTTCGCTGGGGTGGAAGCCGATCTCGAAGAACAAGTGGAATGGGGTCTGTTCCAGAAAGTGGGTGACAAAACGACTCGCGTTAAGAAAACCGTCTAG
- a CDS encoding retropepsin-like aspartic protease family protein: MKTSPSLVRLYPLSAFATVRLYYLKVLAEQAQRQSLSRLIPLFSILLSTTGLILTDPLGALAQEYPGCFMKTKTGQMLSLNQVCIFPQTDAKTAISPLATPGIYQAKIIRRDGGIPVIQVIFNNLQPFEMMVDTGASGTVITPMMAELLGAIPAGRGKADTPSQKGVEFDLGAIQKLEVAGAVKNNFIVAIAPTLDVGLLGQDFFGEYDVTIKADVVEFRARQ; the protein is encoded by the coding sequence ATGAAGACTTCCCCGTCTTTAGTCCGGTTATATCCCTTATCAGCTTTTGCAACTGTACGGCTGTATTATCTAAAGGTTTTGGCTGAACAAGCCCAAAGACAGAGTTTATCTCGGTTAATCCCTCTGTTTTCGATTTTATTATCAACTACAGGCTTAATCTTGACCGATCCTCTCGGTGCGCTCGCTCAAGAATACCCGGGTTGCTTTATGAAAACAAAAACCGGACAGATGCTTTCTTTAAATCAAGTTTGTATTTTTCCACAAACTGATGCAAAAACAGCTATTTCTCCCCTGGCAACACCCGGTATTTATCAAGCTAAAATTATTAGAAGAGATGGAGGAATCCCGGTCATCCAAGTCATCTTTAATAATCTACAACCTTTTGAAATGATGGTTGATACCGGAGCCAGTGGAACAGTCATTACTCCCATGATGGCAGAACTTTTAGGGGCAATTCCAGCCGGTCGAGGTAAAGCAGATACACCCAGTCAAAAAGGTGTGGAATTTGATTTGGGTGCTATTCAGAAATTGGAGGTAGCTGGGGCTGTTAAAAATAATTTCATCGTTGCGATCGCTCCGACTTTAGATGTGGGTTTACTCGGTCAAGATTTTTTTGGAGAATATGATGTTACGATTAAAGCAGATGTTGTTGAATTTCGAGCCAGGCAATAA
- a CDS encoding orange carotenoid-binding protein, with translation MPFTVDSARGIFPNTLTADVVPATIARFNQLNAEDQLALIWFAYLEMGKTITVAALGAANMEFAQGTMNQIRQMSFQEQTQVMCDLANRTDTPISRAYGSWTANIKLGFWYQLGEWMAQGIVAPIPSGYKLSANATSVLQAIQALESGQQITVLRNCVVDMGFDTSKLDSFQRVSEPVVVPKDMAQRTQVTIEGVDNPTVLNYMNNMNANDFEVLIELFTPDGALQPPFQKPIVGKDAVLRFFREECNHLKLIPERGVTEPAEGGYTQIKVTGKVQTPWFGAGVGMNMAWRFLLSPENKIFFVAIDLLASPKELLNLVR, from the coding sequence ATGCCATTTACAGTCGATTCAGCCCGTGGGATTTTTCCAAATACTTTAACTGCTGACGTAGTACCAGCTACAATCGCCCGCTTCAATCAACTTAATGCTGAAGATCAACTGGCATTAATCTGGTTTGCTTACCTTGAAATGGGTAAAACGATTACCGTTGCTGCTTTAGGCGCGGCTAATATGGAGTTTGCTCAAGGAACGATGAATCAAATTCGGCAAATGTCTTTCCAAGAACAAACACAGGTCATGTGTGATTTGGCAAACCGAACCGATACACCAATTTCACGAGCTTACGGTAGTTGGACTGCCAACATTAAGCTAGGTTTTTGGTATCAGCTTGGGGAATGGATGGCTCAAGGAATTGTCGCTCCAATTCCATCAGGATATAAGCTATCAGCTAATGCAACTTCTGTACTGCAAGCAATTCAAGCACTAGAATCAGGTCAACAAATCACTGTTTTACGCAATTGCGTTGTTGACATGGGATTTGATACAAGTAAGCTTGATAGTTTTCAGAGAGTTTCTGAACCTGTGGTTGTTCCTAAAGATATGGCACAACGGACTCAAGTTACTATCGAAGGCGTTGATAATCCCACGGTTCTCAACTACATGAATAACATGAACGCCAACGACTTTGAGGTGCTGATTGAGTTATTCACCCCCGATGGCGCGCTTCAACCTCCTTTTCAGAAACCCATTGTGGGGAAAGATGCTGTTCTTCGATTTTTCCGAGAAGAGTGTAATCATCTCAAGTTGATTCCAGAGCGAGGCGTAACAGAACCCGCAGAGGGTGGTTATACCCAAATCAAAGTAACTGGTAAAGTGCAAACTCCTTGGTTTGGTGCTGGTGTGGGCATGAATATGGCTTGGAGATTTTTGCTAAGTCCTGAAAATAAAATTTTCTTTGTTGCAATTGACTTGTTAGCATCACCTAAAGAGTTGTTAAATTTAGTTCGTTAA
- a CDS encoding 30S ribosomal protein S1, with amino-acid sequence MINQKTKPKDVGFTHEDFAALLDKYDYHFSPGDVVAGTVFSLEPRGALIDIGAKTAAYIPLQEMSINRVESPDEVLQSNETREFFILTDENEDGQLTLSIRRIEYMRAWERVRQLQAEDATVRSQVFATNRGGALVRIEGLRGFIPGSHISTRKPKEELVAEELPLKFLEVDEDRNRLVLSHRRALVERKMNRLEVGEVVTGTVRGIKPYGAFIDIGGVSGLLHISEISHDHIDTPHSVFNVNDEVKVMIIDLDADRGRISLSTKQLEPEPGAMVKNPQLVYEKAEEMAAKFREKLLAAQQGTVSIEVPAELDEADIPSAIDDEIPSAIDDDIPEAIEEDVEPVAEGV; translated from the coding sequence ATGATCAATCAGAAAACAAAACCAAAAGATGTGGGCTTCACCCACGAAGATTTTGCCGCCTTACTCGATAAATACGACTATCACTTTAGTCCCGGTGACGTAGTGGCGGGGACAGTTTTTAGTCTAGAGCCAAGGGGCGCTCTGATTGATATTGGTGCTAAGACCGCAGCATACATTCCACTACAAGAAATGTCAATTAATCGGGTGGAAAGTCCTGATGAAGTATTACAGTCCAATGAAACCCGCGAGTTTTTCATTCTGACCGATGAAAACGAAGATGGGCAATTAACTCTTTCCATTCGTCGCATTGAGTATATGCGGGCATGGGAGCGCGTCCGCCAACTGCAAGCGGAAGATGCTACCGTCCGTTCTCAAGTCTTTGCCACAAATCGAGGCGGCGCTTTAGTTCGCATTGAAGGATTGCGGGGCTTTATTCCCGGCTCCCATATTAGTACACGCAAACCCAAAGAAGAACTCGTTGCTGAAGAATTACCCTTAAAATTTCTAGAGGTTGATGAGGATCGCAATCGCCTCGTTCTAAGCCATCGTCGGGCTTTAGTTGAGCGGAAGATGAACCGCTTAGAAGTGGGTGAAGTGGTGACAGGAACCGTTAGAGGAATTAAACCTTACGGGGCGTTTATTGACATTGGTGGCGTGAGTGGTCTGCTCCACATCTCAGAAATTTCTCACGATCACATTGACACGCCTCATAGCGTCTTTAATGTCAATGATGAAGTCAAAGTCATGATTATTGACTTAGATGCAGATCGCGGTCGGATTTCCCTTTCGACAAAACAACTGGAACCCGAACCGGGAGCAATGGTTAAAAATCCTCAGCTTGTGTATGAGAAAGCTGAAGAAATGGCAGCCAAATTCCGGGAAAAACTCTTGGCGGCTCAACAAGGAACTGTCTCGATTGAAGTTCCCGCAGAACTGGATGAAGCAGATATTCCATCGGCTATTGATGATGAAATCCCATCGGCCATTGACGATGACATTCCAGAAGCCATCGAAGAAGACGTTGAACCTGTTGCCGAAGGAGTATAA
- a CDS encoding retropepsin-like aspartic protease family protein, translating to MSKVISIDINSFRLSLTVVLTGILLSVVPVKAQEYPGCFMREHSGNVENLTQSVCGLFPTSTPLSANPTTPGVFQIPIKRRQGGIPVIDVNFNGQNTFEMLLDTGATGVVITPAMANALKVQPYGNLPINTASDQLVNQQVGRVDSINVGGLQMSNVEVSISPVLQIGLLGQGFFGTYDITIKQDVIEFRSRA from the coding sequence ATGAGCAAAGTAATTTCGATTGATATTAATTCCTTCAGGCTAAGTTTAACCGTTGTTTTAACTGGAATTCTTCTAAGTGTGGTTCCTGTTAAGGCTCAAGAATATCCGGGCTGTTTTATGCGTGAACACTCTGGAAATGTTGAGAATTTAACGCAGTCGGTTTGTGGTTTATTCCCAACCTCAACTCCCTTATCTGCAAATCCAACAACACCCGGAGTTTTTCAAATTCCGATTAAACGCCGACAAGGAGGAATTCCCGTTATTGATGTTAATTTTAATGGTCAAAATACCTTTGAAATGTTATTAGATACGGGAGCAACTGGGGTTGTGATTACACCTGCAATGGCAAATGCTTTAAAGGTGCAACCTTATGGAAATCTACCCATTAATACTGCCAGTGATCAATTGGTCAATCAACAAGTAGGTCGTGTAGATTCTATTAATGTGGGCGGGTTACAAATGAGCAATGTGGAAGTGTCGATTTCTCCGGTATTACAAATAGGATTATTAGGACAGGGCTTTTTTGGAACTTACGATATCACCATTAAACAAGATGTGATTGAATTTCGCTCTCGTGCCTAA